One window of Quercus robur chromosome 5, dhQueRobu3.1, whole genome shotgun sequence genomic DNA carries:
- the LOC126725818 gene encoding putative disease resistance protein RGA3 produces MTAIVSGLLEKSGSLLVEGVWPELKSFLCFQKEVRKLQSTLCAIQAVLEDADKRQVNEKAVKLWLDKLKEAAYDMDNVLDELETAIIKAQIEEEEEKAETTTATAKVWSSCTTCISWIFRVVTELVQRGFIVFKIKNLNETLDEIDKEKGRYNFVFGPITSTEVGERLETYSLVDVKEIHGRDERRDDLVRKILGEGSEVRELSGEGSEVRGSEGERSPYVISIVGMGGIGKTTLAKLAYNDAKVQTAIFEKKMWVCVSDPFDKCEVAKAIIKEGGGSSNSINLQGLIKEICELIRGKKFLLVLDDVWTEEFNDWEPFKLALKCGDLGSRILITTRNIRVAEMVKSAYTIKLGVLSDEDCWLICSQMASIEKDDEQLGELGRVLVKKCKGLPLAAKTLGSLMRNKRSKQELRKILDSNLWELEDVQKCLLGPLLLSYYEQPSAIKSCFLYCALFPKDYLFSRNELIYLWMSQGYLGVNPDIEMENIGEEYFEILVMRSFFQDFEKDNYDDKIVRCKMHDIVHDFAQLMTSKECFTIDGDKELGTNCKSARHLRLELIGETQFPMSMYNAKNVCTLFSTTLGKRTVFPLNLFQHLTCLRALTLKYYSFENLPNEVEKLKHLRLLDLSNNYKIKELPETMCNLCNLQTLNISGCGEIKKLPQGMGKLKKLRHLVTKYLVHFPKGIGRLSYLRTLNTFTVGGIDDIDGCKLGELKNLNRLKGSLSIEGLKNVTDVQEAENAQLKDKKHLRELRLPFDKEVEEIESVRNDEIVLKALEPHPNLEILKIDNYMGRVYPNWMKSLSNLKRLELWKWPNLEQLPPLGKL; encoded by the coding sequence ATGACTGCTATAGTTTCTGGCCTCTTGGAAAAGTCGGGTTCACTCCTTGTTGAAGGGGTATGGCCAGAGCTGAAGTCGTTCCTGTGTTTTCAAAAAGAAGTCCGAAAGCTTCAGAGCACACTTTGTGCTATCCAGGCGGTGCTTGAGGATGCTGACAAAAGACAAGTGAATGAGAAAGCTGTGAAACTTTGGTTAGATAAGCTCAAAGAAGCAGCCTACGACATGGACAACGTGCTGGATGAGTTGGAAACTGCAATCATTAAAGCACAAattgaggaggaagaagaaaaggctgAAACAACCACTGCTACTGCTAAGGTATGGTCCTCCTGCACCACCTGCATTTCCTGGATTTTCAGAGTAGTTACTGAGCTTGTTCAGCGTGGTTTCATTGttttcaagataaaaaatttgaatgaaaCGTTAGATGAGATAGACAAAGAGAAAGGGAGGTACAATTTTGTGTTTGGGCCGATTACTAGCACTGAAGTAGGTGAGCGACTAGAGACTTACTCCCTTGTTGATGTGAAAGAAATACATGGTCGTGATGAGCGTAGGGATGATCTAGTGAGGAAGATTTTGGGAGAGGGTAGTGAAGTGAGGGAGCTTTCGGGTGAGGGTAGTGAAGTGAGGGGTAGTGAAGGAGAAAGAAGCCCCTATGTCATCTCCATAGTAGGCATGGGGGGCATTGGAAAAACCACTCTTGCCAAACTAGCCTACAATGATGCTAAGGTGCAAACTGccatttttgagaaaaaaatgtggGTTTGTGTATCCGATCCTTTTGACAAGTGTGAGGTTGCCAAAGCAATCATTAAAGAAGGAGGTGGTTCCTCCAACTCCATTAATTTGCAAGGgctaataaaagaaatttgtgAGTTGATTAGGGGGAAGAAGTTTTTACTTGTCTTAGATGATGTGTGGACTGAAGAATTCAACGATTGGGAGCCATTCAAACTTGCACTCAAATGTGGTGACCTAGGTAGTAGAATTTTAATCACCACGCGTAATATTAGAGTTGCAGAAATGGTGAAAAGTGCCTATACAATTAAATTGGGCGTATTGTCTGACGAAGATTGTTGGTTGATATGTAGTCAAATGGCATCTATTGAGAAGGATGATGAGCAACTAGGAGAACTTGGTAGAGTATTAGTAAAGAAGTGCAAAGGCTTGCCACTTGCTGCAAAGACTCTAGGAAGTCTCATGCGCAACAAGAGAAGTAAACAAGAATTGAGGAAAATTTTAGATAGTAATTTATGGGAATTAGAAGATGTTCAAAAATGTCTTTTAGGACCGTTATTATTGAGTTATTATGAACAACCTTCAGCAATAAAATCTTGTTTCTTATATTGTGCTCTCTTCCCAAAGGATTATTTGTTTTCTAGAAATGAGTTGATCTACCTATGGATGTCACAAGGATATCTTGGCGTAAATCCAGATATAGAGATGGAAAACATAGGAGAAGAGTACTTTGAAATATTAGTCATGCGCTCTTTCTTCCAAGATTTTGAGAAAGACAACTATGATGATAAGATAGTAAGATGTAAAATGCATGATATTGTGCATGACTTTGCCCAATTAATGACATCAAAGGAATGTTTCACAATTGATGGTGACAAAGAGTTGGGGACAAATTGTAAAAGTGCTCGCCATTTGAGATTAGAATTAATAGGGGAAACACAGTTTCCTATGTCTATgtataatgcaaaaaatgtatGCACTCTCTTTTCCACTACATTGGGGAAGAGGACTGTCTTCCCACTCAATTTATTCCAGCATTTGACATGCTTACGAGCATTGACTTTGAAATATTATTCCTTTGAGAATCTTCCAAATGAAGTTGAAAAGTTGAAACATTTAAGATTGCTCGATCtatcaaataattataaaattaaagaattacCTGAAACAATGtgtaatttatgtaatttacaAACTTTGAATATTAGTGGATGTGGAGAAATTAAGAAATTACCCCAAGGGATGGGTAAACTAAAGAAATTAAGACACCTTGTTACTAAATATTTGGTTCATTTTCCAAAAGGGATTGGGAGATTGAGTTATCTAAGAACATTAAACACTTTCACAGTAGGTGGTATAGATGATATTGACGGATGTAAACTTGGAGAATTGAAGAATCTGAACCGCCTTAAAGGGTCTCTTTCAATAGAAGGCTTGAAAAACGTAACAGATGTACAAGAGGCCGAGAATGCACAGCTTAAAGATAAGAAGCATCTCCGTGAGTTGAGGCTACCATTTGACAAGGAAGTTGAGGAGATTGAAAGTGTAAGGAATGATGAAATCGTTCTTAAAGCCTTAGAGCCACATCCAAACTTGGAAATTTTAAAGATTGATAACTACATGGGTAGAGTGTATCCTAATTGGATGAAGTCTTTGTCCAATTTGAAAAGGCTTGAGCTTTGGAAGTGGCCTAATTTAGAGCAATTGCCTCCTCTGGGGAAGCTGTAG
- the LOC126728131 gene encoding probable disease resistance protein RF9, producing the protein MKEWEEWDGMGERREEEGVSGVSVLISIMPRLQILDIWGCPKLKALPNFLETTSLKELSVNCGISNWMTLATLSGLKTLSLDLNNDVVEHLPPLGKLLLVESLEIQCGHRVKKVGVEFLGIEEESNNKKKKIDDEKGLTSSSSSSSLVLFPNLKSLEFCNLEEWEEWDGIGGTMREEEAQESGVTITIMPRLQELRIYNCPKLKSLPDFLSTTPLKTLEIWLSPILGECCQTEIGDQWPNISHIPIIHIDGRSVRRDGHPMQT; encoded by the coding sequence ATGAAAGAGTGGGAAGAATGGGATGGGATGGGAGaaaggagagaagaagaaggagtaAGTGGTGTTTCTGTTTTAATAAGTATAATGCCACGTCTTCAGATTTTGGATATTTGGGGATGCCCAAAGCTAAAGGCACTGCCCAACTTCCTTGAGACAACTTCGTTAAAGGAATTGAGTGTCAATTGTGGAATTTCCAATTGGATGACGTTGGCAACATTATCCGGATTGAAAACACTTAGTCTCGATCTGAATAACGACGTAGTAGAGCATTTGCCCCCTTTGGGGAAGCTGTTGTTGGTCGAATCATTAGAGATACAGTGTGGCCATAGAGTGAAAAAGGTGGGCGTTGAATTTTTGGGAATAGAAGAAGAATccaacaacaagaagaagaagatagacgACGAGAAGGGATTgacttcatcatcttcttcttcttcgcttGTCTTATTCCCTAATTTAAAGTCTcttgaattttgtaatttggaAGAGTGGGAAGAATGGGATGGGATTGGAGGAAcaatgagagaagaagaagcacaaGAAAGTGGTGTTACTATCACTATTATGCCACGTCTTCAGGAATTGCGAATTTATAATTGCCCCAAGCTGAAGTCGCTGCCAGACTTCCTTTCTACAACTCCATTGAAGACACTGGAGATCTGGTTGAGTCCAATTCTCGGTGAATGTTGCCAAACAGAGATAGGAGATCAATGGCCCAACATTTCTCACATACCCATCATTCATATTGATGGGAGAAGTGTGCGAAGAGATGGTCATCCAATGCAAACTTGA
- the LOC126728130 gene encoding uncharacterized protein LOC126728130: protein MNLKLISWNVRGLNEVGKRLQIRNLLRSWKVDIVCLQETKLEWITRGIVRSIWSCPYVDWLYLGSDGASGGILLMWNSRVVEKVEEAVGHFSVSCKFKNVGDQFEWAFSGVYGPNLNNRQRLGAASFSRAMFGFSDFVSLHGLMDIHMERGLYTWSNSSSASRLDRFLFSPTLADHFTQFTQKRMSRVLSDHFPILLEGGSQQRGKIPFRFENMWLRVNNFVNKVKMWWASYLFQGTPSFILAKKLAALKLDLKKWNETEFGNVTFKKQDL from the exons ATGAATTTGAAGCTTATTTCATGGAATGTCAGAGGTCTGAATGAAGTTGGCAAGAGGCTTCAGATTCGCAACTTGTTGCGATCCTGGAAGGTTGATATTGTGTGTTTGCAAGAGACCAAACTAGAGTGGATTACGAGAGGTATTGTTCGAAGTATATGGAGTTGTCCATATGTAGATTGGTTGTACTTGGGCTCAGATGGTGCTTCTGGAGGAATTTTATTGATGTGGAATAGCCGAGTTGTGGAAAAGGTGGAGGAAGCGGTGGGGCATTTTTCGGTTTCTTGCAAGTTTAAAAATGTTGGCGACCAATTTGAGTGGGCTTTTTCAGGCGTTTATGGGCCAAATTTGAACAATAGGC AGCGTTTGGGGGCTGCTAGCTTCTCCAGGGCTATGTTTGGATTTTCTGACTTTGTTTCATTGCATGGGTTGATGGATATTCATATGGAAAGGGGCCTTTATACCTGGTCCAATTCTTCCTCCGCTTCTCGGCTAGACCGGTTCCTTTTCTCCCCTACTTTGGCAGATCACTTCACTCAGTTCACCCAAAAAAGGATGTCTAGAGTTCTTTCTGACCACTTTCCTATATTGTTGGAGGGTGGGAGTCAGCAAAGAGGTAAAATTCCTTtccgttttgaaaatatgtggttgaGGGTGAATAATTTTGTCAACAAAGTGAAGATGTGGTGGGCATCCTATTTGTTCCAAGGAACCCCAAGTTTTATTCTTGCTAAGAAGTTGGCTGCCTTGAAGTTGGATTTAAAAAAGTGGAATGAGACCGAGTTTGGCAATGTCACTTTTAAGAAACAAGACCTTTAG